A window from Mogibacterium neglectum encodes these proteins:
- a CDS encoding nitroreductase family protein: MKIYEGLKLRRSYYQLNKELPVSTDEIHALINEVTELVPDAFNMKSARVVVALGDKQDELWNGIYDVFDGKVAREKVDGFKAAAGTILYFYDEDVVRGLQEKFAAYAENFPVWANQANGMLQINIWSALRELGVGANIQHYNPVIDDFVHDMFGLPENWKLVAQMPFGGIVTEPASKDKENIAERVKLYE, encoded by the coding sequence ATGAAAATTTACGAAGGGCTAAAGCTTAGAAGGAGCTACTACCAACTTAACAAAGAACTGCCGGTGAGTACGGATGAGATTCATGCACTTATAAATGAAGTGACGGAGCTAGTGCCTGATGCGTTTAACATGAAAAGTGCACGCGTAGTGGTTGCTCTTGGTGATAAACAGGATGAGTTGTGGAACGGTATTTATGATGTGTTTGACGGCAAAGTTGCAAGAGAGAAGGTCGATGGATTTAAGGCTGCGGCAGGGACTATTCTGTATTTCTACGATGAAGATGTAGTGCGTGGATTACAAGAGAAGTTTGCAGCATATGCTGAGAATTTCCCAGTATGGGCAAATCAGGCAAATGGCATGCTTCAGATTAATATCTGGAGCGCTTTGCGTGAACTCGGTGTTGGTGCAAATATTCAGCACTATAATCCAGTGATTGATGATTTTGTGCACGATATGTTCGGACTGCCAGAGAACTGGAAGCTAGTCGCACAGATGCCGTTTGGTGGAATAGTGACAGAACCAGCGTCAAAGGATAAAGAGAATATAGCTGAAAGAGTTAAGTTATATGAATAG
- a CDS encoding PadR family transcriptional regulator produces MDSKLQRVYVPMSETAFYILFCLQKPKHGYGIGQAVKDMTKGEVNISPGTMYGTLSKMEKDGLIRFVSEVEKRKIYEITGLGSEILAIEIKRIKRIYINSIGGEYNE; encoded by the coding sequence ATGGATTCAAAATTACAAAGGGTATACGTCCCAATGTCTGAGACAGCCTTTTACATACTTTTCTGTTTACAGAAGCCGAAGCACGGATACGGCATCGGACAAGCAGTCAAAGATATGACAAAAGGGGAAGTCAATATCAGTCCTGGAACGATGTATGGGACACTTTCTAAGATGGAAAAAGATGGGCTAATTCGATTCGTGAGTGAAGTTGAGAAGCGTAAGATTTATGAGATTACAGGGCTAGGCAGTGAAATTCTTGCTATAGAAATAAAACGTATCAAGAGGATTTATATTAACAGTATAGGGGGTGAATATAATGAGTAA
- a CDS encoding DUF2812 domain-containing protein codes for MSKRQTKIRFFTIADFNEEQTWLEEQHKKGWKLVKVSMPCFFTFKECEPQDVSYRLEFKNNRVSDDYLQMYEDYGWEYIGSFLGWNYFKKTVNVEDVDGENEIFSDDESKLNMIDRIIKMRLIPIFVALIPALFLILRSMMTETVFGLESPRGIASIIIIFLALIDIYLIVYCWTKLKKLRNNL; via the coding sequence ATGAGTAAAAGACAAACGAAGATTAGATTCTTCACAATAGCGGACTTTAATGAGGAACAGACGTGGCTTGAAGAGCAGCACAAGAAGGGCTGGAAACTTGTTAAGGTAAGTATGCCATGTTTTTTTACGTTCAAAGAGTGTGAACCTCAGGATGTTTCATATAGACTTGAGTTCAAGAATAACAGAGTGTCTGACGATTACTTGCAGATGTACGAGGACTATGGTTGGGAATATATAGGTTCATTTTTAGGTTGGAATTATTTCAAAAAAACCGTGAATGTAGAGGATGTTGACGGAGAAAATGAAATATTTTCCGATGACGAGTCTAAACTTAATATGATAGACAGAATTATCAAGATGAGACTGATTCCAATATTTGTAGCATTGATTCCGGCTCTATTTTTGATTTTAAGAAGCATGATGACGGAGACAGTATTTGGGCTTGAATCTCCTAGGGGTATTGCAAGTATTATAATCATATTCTTAGCCTTAATTGATATCTACTTGATTGTGTATTGCTGGACCAAGCTCAAAAAACTTAGAAATAATCTGTAG
- the gpmI gene encoding 2,3-bisphosphoglycerate-independent phosphoglycerate mutase, whose amino-acid sequence MIKHRPTMLMILDGYGIREESHGNAIAAAKKPHLNALFAKYPFITLEASGEFVGLPDGQIGNSEVGHTNIGAGNVVLQDLPRINRSISTGEFYNNKVLLEAMENAASDHTLHIMGLCSDGGVHSKLEHLYAVLELAKRSNIKDVVVHCFLDGRDVPPRSAMTYLSALEAKFAELGLGRIGVISGRFYAMDRDKRWERLELAYNSLTLSEGIKASSAAEAIQISYDKDESDEFVLPTIVDDTPIKDGDSVIFINYRPDRAREITRAIVDPDFDGFARKKTLSNLVYVCMAEYDASMPNVKVAFPPELVEPTLGGVVSAAGLTQLRIAETEKYAHVTFFFNGGVETPVKGEDRILVPSPKIATYDLQPEMSAPLLTEKVLEAIDSDKYDLIILNFANPDMVGHTGIFDAAVSAIETLDGLVQQIVDKVLSKDGQILLTADHGNADYMLDDKDNVVTKHSLSPVPLCHIANEPKAFKIPHGKLADIAPTLLTLMGIVVPKDMKGKVLV is encoded by the coding sequence ATGATTAAACATAGACCAACAATGCTGATGATTCTCGACGGTTACGGAATCCGTGAGGAATCTCACGGTAATGCGATTGCTGCCGCTAAAAAACCCCATCTCAATGCACTTTTTGCAAAATACCCGTTCATCACACTGGAGGCGAGCGGTGAATTTGTCGGACTTCCTGATGGGCAGATCGGCAACTCAGAGGTTGGACACACGAATATAGGTGCTGGAAATGTGGTGCTTCAGGACCTTCCGCGCATCAATAGGTCAATTAGTACTGGCGAATTTTACAACAACAAGGTGCTGCTTGAAGCTATGGAAAATGCAGCTTCAGACCACACCCTTCACATAATGGGACTCTGTTCTGACGGAGGTGTGCATAGCAAGCTAGAGCACCTATACGCAGTTCTTGAGCTGGCAAAGCGTTCAAATATCAAGGATGTAGTGGTTCACTGCTTCCTCGATGGCCGCGACGTACCGCCTCGCAGTGCCATGACGTATCTAAGTGCTCTTGAGGCGAAGTTCGCCGAGCTTGGACTAGGGAGAATCGGAGTTATCTCTGGTCGTTTCTATGCCATGGATAGAGATAAGCGCTGGGAGCGGCTCGAGCTAGCATATAATTCGCTTACTCTTTCTGAAGGCATCAAGGCATCTTCAGCAGCCGAAGCGATTCAAATATCATACGACAAGGACGAGTCAGACGAATTTGTGCTCCCAACAATTGTAGATGATACGCCAATCAAAGACGGTGACTCGGTTATCTTTATCAACTATAGACCTGACCGTGCACGCGAGATAACTCGTGCGATTGTGGATCCTGATTTCGATGGATTTGCAAGGAAGAAAACTCTATCGAATCTCGTATACGTGTGTATGGCTGAATACGATGCATCTATGCCTAATGTAAAAGTCGCTTTCCCACCTGAACTCGTTGAACCAACTCTCGGTGGTGTGGTATCTGCCGCTGGTCTAACTCAACTTCGCATAGCCGAGACCGAGAAGTACGCACATGTGACATTCTTCTTTAACGGGGGCGTTGAAACCCCAGTCAAAGGCGAGGACCGCATCTTGGTTCCATCTCCGAAGATCGCAACTTATGACCTTCAGCCTGAGATGAGTGCACCTCTTCTGACTGAGAAGGTGTTGGAAGCAATTGACTCAGATAAATATGATCTCATCATACTTAACTTCGCAAACCCTGACATGGTGGGTCATACTGGCATTTTCGATGCAGCAGTAAGCGCTATAGAAACGCTCGACGGACTCGTACAGCAGATTGTAGACAAGGTTCTATCGAAGGATGGTCAGATTCTACTCACAGCCGATCACGGAAATGCCGACTACATGCTAGATGACAAGGACAATGTGGTTACGAAGCATTCGCTATCACCAGTTCCACTGTGCCATATCGCAAATGAACCAAAAGCCTTCAAGATACCTCACGGCAAGCTGGCAGACATCGCTCCAACTCTTCTGACGCTAATGGGCATCGTTGTTCCAAAGGATATGAAGGGAAAGGTGCTTGTTTAG
- a CDS encoding UvrD-helicase domain-containing protein translates to MADVRFTPDQQRAIDTIDKSILVSAAAGSGKTAVLVERIINIIVQGKADVDRMLVVTFTNAAASEMRLKLTKAINKVIKASKNSDPVRAEKLKQQLGKMYRSYISTVHSFCNRVIKEFFYLTDLEPNFKICDSLKAEIMKMEAIEEVFEQGFEEDDFIKGCSFREFLDRYSKERDDKALMQEIVKAYADLRSMPEYFEWSERMAEKLRIPKSGDYRDSDLYKELWEEARKVVDDALREALGLQEYLTGLNLLNTAAKLDSEIGAFQTLADAMKHISDSGESAGEAEEVVARVFQNPVFGTFAGGKGEREEYKSVSADCKARRDAYKNNFQDFFKEYNFADIRTLFEEQSETYKYTMYYLALLKEFERIYNAKKREQGVIDYGDMEHITADILKHKEARDVLRERFEFIFIDEYQDVNTLQEFLIGSVAREDNVFKVGDVKQSIYKFRQAEPHIFEETSRTYKDESNNHAIQINLNKNFRSNGATIDYINYVFQDLMDGYGDDEKLYQGIAGHPDYNLKPEVHLLLTEVDDSTEGESSGTGHTSKGSQIVDIEGSIDNDLEESVEEIKALSKAEIEAIHVADIVSGIIGKEFYDSKSGKIRRATPRDIAILLRSTKNKSDMYYKSLMSKSISSHISDDGGYFDTVEVAVAMTMLKVVDNLHQDIPLISVLRSEVFGFTPEQLAEVRAFAREKQITETKEAEGDVQYRRQSYCDALLEYSANGSDDKLKSRVNAALSTIEKWRAHSKMMQLDDYIWYLLEDSNYYMFAGAMYGGRQRQANLRALVERAGAFRISSIASLSSYISYLEVLRTKNVEMGQPSMVSEEDDVVRIMTIHKSKGLEFPFVIVAGMGNQLSYTSGIKGFQFDNELGIALAYVNPDEHYWRRTLMQKKITDKIREDEYQEQLRVLYVAMTRAREKLYLIGCEKTEDFVLDDIRSRNSYFRIMGKLCDSGRYNEYTTSDMHEVKMPSLPRGANNFLTTDKLPMDIELSPEYEEVKRRLDYEYAYKDELNTKAKYSVSEINNEAKDKEAYKGKIEDRNTRVLKLASADAASIGTAYHRIMEFVDFKKAVNEAGECDRVYIDERAETLRVNNAISEQVFKALDLRKIYAFFETEIGLRACAAARAGLLSKEKPFTLRTEHNGKSVLVQGIIDCYFRDGDELVLLDYKSNRLSYKDREADIERIREEYLEQINLYRSALEEGIGLSVKEAYLYLLDKSITISML, encoded by the coding sequence ATGGCAGACGTCAGATTTACGCCTGATCAGCAAAGAGCAATAGATACTATCGACAAAAGCATTCTCGTATCAGCTGCAGCTGGTTCTGGCAAGACGGCGGTACTCGTTGAGCGCATCATCAATATCATAGTTCAGGGCAAGGCGGATGTTGACCGCATGCTTGTCGTGACATTCACCAATGCAGCGGCATCTGAGATGAGGCTCAAACTGACTAAGGCGATCAACAAGGTAATCAAGGCGTCAAAGAATTCAGATCCCGTGAGAGCAGAGAAACTCAAGCAGCAGCTTGGCAAGATGTACAGGTCGTATATATCGACGGTGCATAGCTTCTGTAACCGTGTTATCAAGGAGTTTTTCTACTTAACGGACCTCGAGCCGAACTTCAAGATATGTGATAGTCTCAAGGCTGAGATAATGAAGATGGAAGCCATCGAAGAGGTATTTGAGCAGGGATTTGAAGAGGATGATTTCATAAAGGGCTGTTCGTTCCGCGAGTTTCTCGACCGCTACAGTAAGGAGCGAGATGACAAGGCGCTAATGCAGGAAATCGTCAAGGCGTATGCGGATCTCAGGAGTATGCCAGAATATTTTGAATGGTCTGAGCGCATGGCGGAGAAGCTGCGTATACCAAAGAGCGGTGATTACAGAGATAGCGATTTATATAAGGAACTGTGGGAAGAAGCAAGGAAGGTCGTTGATGATGCTCTACGCGAGGCTCTTGGATTGCAGGAATATCTAACTGGACTCAATTTGCTTAATACGGCAGCGAAGCTTGACTCCGAGATTGGCGCCTTTCAGACTCTTGCAGATGCTATGAAACATATTAGCGATAGCGGTGAGAGTGCAGGGGAAGCTGAAGAGGTTGTTGCCAGAGTGTTTCAAAATCCTGTATTCGGCACTTTCGCTGGGGGAAAAGGTGAAAGAGAGGAGTACAAGTCGGTCTCAGCTGACTGCAAAGCCCGTAGAGATGCGTACAAGAATAACTTCCAGGATTTCTTTAAGGAATACAATTTTGCGGATATTAGGACTCTGTTCGAGGAGCAGTCGGAGACTTACAAATATACGATGTATTATTTGGCGCTTCTCAAGGAATTTGAACGGATTTATAATGCGAAGAAGAGAGAACAAGGTGTAATTGACTACGGAGATATGGAGCATATCACGGCGGACATTTTGAAGCATAAAGAGGCGAGGGATGTTCTTCGTGAGCGTTTTGAGTTTATATTTATAGACGAATATCAGGATGTTAATACATTACAGGAATTTTTAATCGGCAGTGTAGCGCGTGAAGATAACGTGTTCAAAGTTGGCGATGTAAAGCAGAGCATCTACAAGTTCAGACAGGCTGAACCTCATATATTTGAGGAGACATCAAGGACATATAAAGATGAAAGCAATAACCATGCAATTCAGATAAATCTCAATAAGAACTTCCGTAGTAACGGCGCAACAATCGACTACATTAACTATGTATTCCAAGACCTGATGGATGGCTATGGCGATGACGAGAAGTTATATCAGGGTATTGCAGGACATCCTGACTACAACTTGAAACCAGAAGTACATTTGCTACTAACGGAAGTGGATGATTCTACTGAAGGGGAAAGTTCAGGTACAGGCCATACATCTAAAGGTTCACAGATTGTTGATATAGAAGGGTCAATAGATAATGATTTAGAGGAGTCTGTTGAAGAAATCAAAGCTCTATCCAAAGCAGAGATTGAAGCGATACACGTTGCAGATATTGTCAGCGGAATAATCGGCAAAGAATTCTATGATAGTAAAAGTGGCAAGATTAGAAGAGCTACACCTAGAGATATAGCCATATTGCTCCGTTCTACCAAGAATAAATCAGATATGTATTACAAGTCTCTGATGAGCAAGAGTATCTCGTCCCACATCTCTGATGATGGTGGATATTTTGACACGGTTGAAGTTGCTGTTGCGATGACAATGCTTAAAGTCGTGGATAACCTGCATCAGGATATTCCGCTCATCTCAGTGCTCAGATCGGAGGTATTCGGGTTTACTCCAGAGCAGCTCGCTGAGGTGAGAGCTTTTGCAAGGGAGAAGCAAATAACGGAAACAAAGGAAGCAGAGGGAGATGTGCAGTACCGCAGGCAGTCGTACTGTGACGCTCTCCTCGAATACAGTGCAAATGGCAGTGACGATAAGCTTAAGTCTCGAGTGAACGCAGCTCTCTCGACCATCGAGAAGTGGCGAGCTCACAGCAAGATGATGCAGCTGGATGATTATATTTGGTATTTGCTAGAAGATTCCAATTATTATATGTTCGCAGGCGCAATGTACGGCGGCAGACAGAGACAGGCGAATCTAAGAGCACTAGTTGAGAGGGCTGGAGCTTTTAGGATATCTAGTATTGCCTCGCTCAGCAGCTATATCAGCTATCTTGAGGTGCTAAGGACTAAAAATGTAGAGATGGGACAGCCGTCTATGGTCAGCGAAGAAGACGATGTCGTAAGGATAATGACCATACACAAGAGCAAAGGACTAGAGTTTCCATTTGTGATTGTAGCTGGCATGGGAAACCAATTAAGCTACACTTCTGGAATCAAGGGATTCCAGTTCGATAATGAATTAGGAATCGCTTTGGCATACGTCAATCCAGATGAACACTACTGGCGCAGAACTCTGATGCAGAAGAAGATAACCGACAAGATTCGCGAGGATGAATATCAGGAGCAGCTTAGAGTGTTGTACGTTGCGATGACACGTGCTCGGGAAAAGCTGTATCTTATTGGCTGTGAGAAGACGGAAGATTTTGTGCTTGATGACATTCGTTCTAGAAATAGCTACTTTAGGATTATGGGAAAGCTATGTGACTCTGGAAGATACAATGAGTACACAACGAGCGATATGCACGAAGTTAAGATGCCATCGCTTCCGCGTGGGGCAAATAATTTCTTGACCACCGATAAGCTTCCGATGGATATCGAGCTTAGTCCGGAATACGAAGAGGTTAAGAGGCGTCTAGATTATGAATATGCGTACAAGGATGAACTTAATACTAAAGCGAAATACTCTGTCAGCGAAATCAACAACGAAGCAAAGGATAAAGAGGCTTATAAGGGTAAAATCGAAGACAGAAATACACGAGTCTTGAAGCTCGCGAGCGCCGATGCGGCAAGCATAGGAACGGCATATCACAGGATTATGGAGTTTGTGGATTTCAAGAAGGCGGTAAACGAAGCTGGTGAGTGTGATAGGGTATATATAGATGAAAGAGCTGAGACCCTTCGCGTCAATAACGCAATATCTGAACAAGTGTTTAAAGCTCTAGATCTTCGAAAGATATATGCGTTCTTTGAGACTGAAATTGGTCTTCGCGCATGTGCGGCTGCTCGAGCTGGACTGTTATCTAAAGAAAAGCCTTTTACTTTAAGGACAGAGCACAATGGGAAAAGCGTGTTGGTTCAGGGTATAATCGATTGCTACTTCAGAGATGGAGATGAGCTCGTATTGTTAGACTATAAGAGCAACAGGCTTAGCTACAAGGATAGAGAGGCTGATATTGAGCGCATAAGGGAAGAATATTTGGAGCAGATCAACCTGTATAGGAGTGCTCTTGAGGAAGGCATAGGACTAAGTGTTAAAGAGGCGTATCTGTATTTGTTAGATAAATCAATTACTATATCAATGTTGTAG
- a CDS encoding pyridoxamine 5'-phosphate oxidase family protein, producing MFRRLRNEKKAISEECAKKLLSEAPRGILAVNGDDDYPYAIPVNYLYDEQKGRIYFHSLHGGYKVECMERCDKVCFTVYGNEQIKEEAWAPYVQSIVVFGKCRPIENREEMFEALRNFALKYYPSEELVHREIKATGHAVQMYEIEIEHMTGKEVQEK from the coding sequence ATGTTCAGAAGACTTAGAAATGAGAAAAAAGCTATTTCAGAAGAGTGCGCAAAGAAACTGTTAAGTGAGGCCCCAAGAGGGATACTGGCGGTGAACGGCGACGATGATTATCCATATGCGATCCCAGTTAACTATCTCTATGATGAGCAGAAAGGTCGAATCTACTTCCACAGTCTGCATGGTGGCTATAAAGTTGAATGCATGGAGCGATGTGACAAGGTATGCTTTACGGTGTATGGAAACGAGCAGATTAAGGAAGAGGCATGGGCACCGTACGTACAGAGCATAGTTGTGTTCGGAAAATGCCGCCCAATTGAGAATAGAGAAGAGATGTTTGAAGCGCTGAGAAACTTCGCTCTCAAATATTATCCAAGCGAGGAACTCGTGCACCGCGAGATAAAAGCAACTGGTCATGCTGTGCAGATGTATGAGATTGAAATAGAACATATGACGGGTAAAGAGGTACAGGAGAAGTAA
- a CDS encoding ankyrin repeat domain-containing protein, producing the protein MIQIKDIGKFESIPQIASDIVNGDVNALEEHISKGWDIDEEIMLGKYTRLTPINLALVMNEFKTVKWLATHGADLNDEDNPSFLIAVRYCGEEIIRYLVSHGADVNVVNSVEAEAFEQAIFGDRLDNLALIDELGHTVKKYGGAAFRNCLDKRNYNIVEFFIKNGVDINYNKPDSIYPFKPTPLCVAARYVDLEMCKYLVEHGADVTITEKDGMRPYSIALEKGDDEMAEYFKGLEPAELHSLHNKLDELKAYKLPKAMIDLLQSDNLHFELANCDFGYIDFLELTETIPMKIGRRKVLRISRSTGDYGDIYVVWNPKTKKVAVYDVEHEDLTDICGFKDFIDDMEGQLQRVLEGEL; encoded by the coding sequence ATGATACAGATTAAAGACATCGGGAAATTCGAATCAATACCGCAGATTGCTAGCGACATAGTAAATGGTGATGTAAACGCTTTAGAAGAGCATATATCTAAAGGGTGGGATATCGATGAGGAGATAATGCTCGGCAAGTACACGAGACTTACACCGATTAATCTCGCCCTTGTGATGAACGAGTTCAAGACTGTTAAGTGGCTGGCCACACATGGAGCGGATTTAAACGATGAAGATAATCCAAGCTTTCTGATCGCGGTTAGATACTGCGGAGAGGAGATCATCAGATATCTGGTTTCTCATGGTGCTGACGTCAATGTCGTGAACTCCGTGGAAGCAGAGGCGTTTGAACAAGCAATTTTCGGAGATAGACTAGATAACTTAGCTCTGATCGATGAACTTGGTCATACGGTGAAGAAGTACGGTGGGGCAGCGTTCAGAAATTGCCTTGACAAGAGAAATTACAATATTGTTGAGTTCTTTATAAAAAACGGCGTCGATATAAACTATAATAAGCCTGATTCTATTTACCCGTTCAAGCCAACGCCACTCTGTGTAGCAGCGAGATACGTTGATCTTGAGATGTGTAAATATCTCGTAGAACACGGTGCAGATGTGACTATTACAGAAAAAGATGGCATGAGGCCGTACAGCATCGCTCTTGAGAAGGGTGACGACGAGATGGCGGAGTACTTTAAGGGGCTGGAACCAGCCGAGTTGCACAGTCTTCATAACAAGCTGGACGAACTGAAAGCGTACAAGCTTCCTAAGGCGATGATTGATTTGCTGCAAAGTGATAATCTGCATTTCGAACTTGCAAATTGTGATTTCGGTTACATTGATTTTCTTGAGCTTACCGAAACGATTCCTATGAAGATAGGCAGGCGCAAAGTGCTTAGGATATCTAGGTCAACTGGAGATTATGGCGATATATACGTGGTCTGGAATCCTAAGACCAAGAAGGTTGCCGTTTACGATGTTGAACATGAGGATCTGACTGATATATGTGGATTCAAGGATTTTATAGATGATATGGAAGGTCAGCTGCAGAGAGTTTTGGAAGGAGAACTATAA
- a CDS encoding SMI1/KNR4 family protein: protein MNIVDKSKEIVKYVCENFKEWDLDDPVEEEYIDDYEDLVGAKEEEIKAFEDAFDIELPKAFKELYRFKNGSGYMCVLPCVIDERDMPFCLMSLDRITSCKGYFQNKDALLADYPDFFSAQDIERLSDSRIKPYLFNKRWFPFAEYCDSCYLMLDMNPGDCGKAGQIICYIHDPDEVVYVAPSLEELVSEVYDETCS, encoded by the coding sequence ATGAATATAGTTGATAAGTCTAAGGAAATCGTAAAGTATGTCTGCGAAAACTTTAAAGAATGGGATTTGGATGACCCAGTCGAAGAAGAGTACATCGATGATTACGAAGATTTGGTAGGGGCGAAGGAGGAAGAAATTAAAGCATTTGAAGACGCTTTCGATATTGAGCTGCCAAAGGCTTTTAAGGAGCTTTATAGATTTAAGAATGGTAGTGGATATATGTGTGTATTACCATGTGTAATAGATGAGCGAGACATGCCGTTTTGTCTAATGAGCCTTGATCGGATAACGAGTTGCAAGGGGTATTTTCAGAACAAGGATGCGCTTCTTGCCGACTATCCCGATTTCTTCTCAGCTCAAGATATTGAACGCCTTAGTGATAGCAGAATTAAGCCGTATCTGTTCAACAAGAGATGGTTTCCGTTCGCGGAGTATTGTGATAGCTGTTACCTGATGCTAGACATGAATCCTGGAGATTGTGGAAAAGCTGGACAGATAATTTGCTATATTCACGATCCTGACGAAGTGGTGTACGTAGCACCGAGCCTTGAGGAACTCGTTTCTGAGGTCTATGATGAGACATGCTCATAG
- a CDS encoding sortase produces the protein MKASIRYGRSAALVLAFLLSLMMMMPPNMAYATTKYTVTGGETAAQLTAIIDGTTTDAAGNKYDVVEFPAGTYNYNMTAPIHIRRAVTIKADAGANVTLVGGDFRGYANSNTTFTGAGTFLLKNPNTYGIWSNNSSAKFNFDHTNFTIDGAPGFGFYALLGGNTTNIKGGTFVVKNCANTGNEGGIEVDGATFNVSDGAQMTIENNGNGTFGDLYMNGKMNVSGVNTKVTINETRATARGYGMVIPTSGHLNINGATFEINTTTAGRGLNAGNNTADTVNIENGGKLIIKANGGLANSGVRRAKVTVNDTSVLKVDGYKYALDGSVLVTKGKPHVTLNGTTEDNGSTPVFTGGTNGSIIMGGSVLEDYSDHVVDGALTATAGGSQVAKQPVNTAGEALTRFDIRGLSNKSINIAADPDNAAHPAYTYSVGANHGGTAYVWAPAVNVKFWETKEAFDDNDAAKLIKTLTTIRGNNLRLVGATMPEAPAAPAGKVFSHWVNADTGEVFDVNTSLTKSVTNVYPVYKVPTVKKVVKVHKKSPKTGDTENIPFYAGILAGTIVALGVTLKLKRRA, from the coding sequence ATGAAAGCTTCAATTCGTTATGGCAGGAGTGCAGCACTTGTCCTAGCATTCTTGTTGTCATTAATGATGATGATGCCACCTAACATGGCATATGCCACTACTAAGTACACTGTAACAGGCGGCGAGACAGCAGCTCAGCTAACGGCTATCATCGACGGAACAACCACAGATGCTGCGGGCAACAAATACGATGTAGTTGAGTTTCCAGCAGGAACATACAATTACAATATGACTGCACCAATTCACATCAGGAGAGCTGTAACTATCAAGGCGGATGCAGGCGCAAACGTAACACTTGTTGGTGGAGATTTTAGAGGATATGCTAACTCCAATACAACATTTACTGGAGCAGGCACCTTCCTTCTCAAGAATCCAAATACTTACGGTATCTGGTCTAACAACTCATCGGCAAAGTTCAATTTTGATCATACAAACTTTACAATCGATGGCGCTCCAGGATTCGGATTCTACGCTCTGTTAGGTGGAAATACAACAAACATCAAGGGCGGAACATTTGTCGTTAAGAACTGTGCAAATACAGGGAACGAGGGTGGAATTGAGGTTGACGGTGCTACCTTCAACGTGTCAGATGGTGCACAGATGACGATTGAGAATAACGGAAACGGAACCTTTGGTGACTTGTATATGAACGGCAAGATGAATGTAAGTGGTGTGAACACAAAGGTTACAATCAACGAGACCAGAGCAACAGCTAGAGGCTACGGAATGGTAATTCCAACCTCTGGACACCTCAATATCAATGGAGCTACTTTTGAAATTAACACCACAACTGCAGGTAGAGGTCTTAACGCAGGCAATAATACGGCTGATACTGTCAATATAGAGAACGGCGGTAAGCTGATCATCAAGGCTAATGGCGGACTTGCAAATAGCGGTGTCAGAAGAGCTAAGGTTACGGTGAATGACACAAGCGTTCTCAAAGTAGATGGTTACAAGTATGCTCTAGACGGAAGCGTTCTCGTAACTAAAGGTAAGCCACATGTCACTCTTAACGGAACAACAGAGGATAATGGGTCAACACCTGTATTTACAGGAGGAACAAACGGATCAATTATCATGGGCGGATCAGTGCTCGAAGACTATAGTGATCACGTTGTAGATGGTGCTCTGACAGCAACAGCTGGAGGAAGTCAGGTAGCTAAACAGCCTGTAAATACAGCTGGCGAGGCGCTTACACGTTTTGATATCAGAGGGCTATCGAATAAGAGTATAAACATTGCGGCAGATCCAGACAACGCAGCACATCCTGCATACACATATAGCGTGGGTGCAAATCATGGCGGAACGGCTTACGTATGGGCTCCTGCAGTAAATGTGAAGTTCTGGGAGACAAAGGAAGCGTTCGATGACAATGATGCTGCTAAGCTCATCAAGACTCTGACAACTATCCGTGGCAACAATCTAAGGCTAGTTGGAGCAACTATGCCTGAAGCACCAGCTGCACCAGCAGGAAAGGTGTTCTCGCACTGGGTAAATGCAGATACAGGAGAGGTTTTCGATGTGAACACATCTCTCACCAAGAGCGTGACAAACGTATATCCAGTTTATAAGGTGCCAACAGTTAAGAAGGTAGTTAAGGTTCACAAGAAGAGCCCTAAGACAGGCGATACAGAGAACATTCCATTCTATGCAGGTATACTTGCTGGAACAATCGTTGCTCTAGGTGTTACGCTGAAGCTTAAGCGCAGGGCGTAG